From Streptosporangium album, the proteins below share one genomic window:
- a CDS encoding glycosyltransferase family 2 protein, translating into MELTVVMPCLNEAETVETCVRKALACMREHGIDGEVLIADNGSTDGSQQLARDAGARVVHVDAKGYGNALMGGIRAARGRYVIMGDADDSYDFTALLPFVEQLRDGADLVMGNRFKGGIAPGAMPPLHRYLGNPVLSFIGRLFFPSAIGDFHCGLRGFRRDSILKLGLQTGGMEFASEMVVRSTLSGLDVREVPTTLSPDGRSRPPHLRSWRDGWRHLRFLMLYSPRWLFLIPGLVLMTVGLVGGTALTFGPVYIGKLAFDVDTLVGASAALVIGFQAVLFAVFTKVYAAEEGFLPEDRRVRKLVDIVSLEKGLIAGGLLALAGLGGLVASLVHWQTRSFGTLIPSESLRLVVPSATALIMSFQTIFASLFISILGIRRTRETPIDVAASAAEEAAEAVTREGGKTVNRESTKA; encoded by the coding sequence GTGGAACTGACCGTGGTGATGCCTTGTTTGAATGAGGCGGAGACCGTGGAGACCTGCGTACGCAAGGCACTGGCCTGCATGCGGGAACACGGGATAGACGGAGAGGTGCTGATCGCCGACAACGGCAGCACCGACGGCTCGCAGCAGCTCGCGCGAGACGCGGGTGCCCGGGTCGTGCACGTGGACGCCAAGGGCTACGGAAACGCGCTCATGGGCGGCATCCGGGCGGCGCGCGGCCGATACGTCATCATGGGCGACGCCGACGACTCCTACGACTTCACCGCGCTGCTGCCGTTCGTCGAGCAGCTGCGCGACGGGGCCGACCTGGTGATGGGCAACCGGTTCAAGGGCGGCATCGCGCCGGGCGCCATGCCCCCGCTCCACCGCTACCTCGGCAACCCGGTGCTCTCCTTCATCGGCCGCCTGTTCTTCCCCAGCGCCATCGGTGACTTCCACTGCGGCCTGCGGGGTTTCCGGCGTGACTCCATCCTCAAGCTCGGTCTGCAGACCGGCGGCATGGAGTTCGCCAGCGAGATGGTGGTGCGCTCGACGCTGTCCGGGCTGGACGTGCGCGAGGTGCCCACCACGCTGTCGCCCGACGGCCGCTCCCGCCCGCCGCACCTGCGTTCCTGGCGTGACGGCTGGCGCCACCTGCGCTTCCTGATGCTCTACAGCCCGCGCTGGCTGTTCCTCATCCCCGGCCTGGTCCTGATGACCGTCGGCCTGGTCGGGGGCACCGCCCTGACCTTCGGGCCGGTCTACATCGGCAAGCTCGCCTTCGACGTCGACACCCTGGTCGGCGCCTCGGCCGCGCTGGTGATCGGCTTCCAGGCGGTGCTGTTCGCGGTGTTCACCAAGGTGTACGCGGCGGAGGAGGGCTTCCTGCCGGAGGACAGGCGGGTGCGCAAGCTCGTCGACATCGTGAGCCTGGAGAAGGGCCTGATCGCCGGCGGTCTGCTGGCCCTGGCCGGTCTCGGCGGCCTGGTCGCCTCGCTGGTCCACTGGCAGACGCGCAGCTTCGGCACGCTGATCCCGTCGGAGTCGCTGCGCCTGGTCGTGCCCTCGGCCACCGCGCTGATCATGAGCTTCCAGACCATCTTCGCGTCGCTGTTCATCAGCATCCTGGGCATCCGCCGCACCAGGGAGACGCCCATCGACGTGGCCGCCTCCGCCGCGGAGGAGGCCGCCGAAGCCGTGACCCGGGAGGGCGGCAAAACCGTAAACCGGGAGAGCACCAAGGCCTGA
- a CDS encoding dolichyl-phosphate-mannose--protein mannosyltransferase has translation MPGSVLWGWLGPLLVAGFGAILRFAGLGRPHAVMFDETFYVKDAFALITYGVERASVGNVENPIADRKLLAGDTGIWVACAPPGADPCPLYVAHPPLGKWMIGIGEQLFGMNPFGWRFAGAVVGVLSILILARVARRMTRSTLLGCLAGLLLALDGLHFVLSRTALLDIFLMFFVLAGFACLVVDRDRARGRLVDWYETSPLTDHGPWLGLRPWRLTAGACLGAACAVKWSGIFFLLAFAVMSLVWDAGARRAIGLRRPYSGTLSKDLPTALSAVAVVPAITYLISWTGWFVSALGWGRNWERATSQGPAYFVFDSIRSWLSYQVQVLGYHTGLTTPHPYQSDPWSWPLLLRPVAFFWETPPSGCGAEKCAQAVLGVGTPVIWYGGLAALIAMVAWYVATRDWRAGAVLLSYAAGWLPWFYYAIADNRTMYLFYAIPMVPFMILALTLAAGLVIGKAEAAPNRRAAGAAFAGAFMILALINFGWLHPVLTGEIIPHAQWWARMLLARWV, from the coding sequence ATGCCGGGCAGCGTCCTGTGGGGCTGGCTGGGACCGCTGCTGGTCGCCGGGTTTGGAGCGATCCTGCGGTTCGCCGGCCTGGGCCGGCCGCACGCGGTCATGTTCGACGAGACGTTCTATGTCAAGGACGCGTTCGCACTGATCACCTATGGCGTGGAACGGGCCTCGGTCGGCAATGTCGAGAACCCGATCGCCGACCGCAAGCTTCTCGCGGGAGACACCGGCATCTGGGTCGCGTGCGCTCCGCCCGGCGCCGACCCCTGCCCGCTGTACGTGGCCCATCCGCCGCTGGGCAAGTGGATGATCGGCATCGGCGAGCAGCTCTTCGGCATGAACCCGTTCGGCTGGCGGTTCGCCGGGGCCGTGGTCGGCGTGCTGTCGATCCTGATCCTGGCCCGGGTCGCCCGCCGGATGACCCGCTCCACGCTGCTGGGCTGCCTGGCCGGTCTGCTCCTCGCGCTGGACGGGCTGCATTTCGTGCTGTCGCGGACCGCGCTGCTGGACATCTTCCTGATGTTCTTCGTGCTGGCCGGATTCGCCTGCCTGGTGGTCGACCGCGACCGGGCACGCGGCCGGCTCGTCGACTGGTACGAGACCTCGCCGCTGACCGACCACGGCCCGTGGCTGGGCCTGCGGCCGTGGCGGCTCACGGCCGGCGCCTGTCTGGGCGCGGCGTGCGCGGTCAAGTGGTCGGGAATCTTCTTCCTGCTCGCCTTCGCCGTGATGTCCCTCGTCTGGGACGCCGGAGCCCGCAGGGCGATCGGACTGCGCAGGCCCTACAGCGGGACGCTCAGCAAGGACCTGCCCACCGCGCTCTCGGCCGTGGCGGTGGTCCCGGCAATCACCTATCTGATCTCGTGGACCGGCTGGTTCGTCTCCGCACTCGGCTGGGGGCGCAACTGGGAGCGGGCGACCTCCCAGGGGCCCGCCTACTTCGTCTTCGACTCGATCCGGTCGTGGCTCTCCTACCAGGTGCAGGTCCTCGGCTACCACACCGGCCTGACGACCCCGCACCCCTACCAGTCCGATCCGTGGAGCTGGCCGCTGCTGCTCCGTCCGGTGGCGTTCTTCTGGGAGACGCCCCCGAGCGGGTGCGGGGCGGAGAAATGCGCCCAGGCGGTGCTCGGGGTCGGCACCCCGGTCATCTGGTACGGCGGGCTGGCCGCGCTCATCGCGATGGTCGCCTGGTACGTCGCCACCCGCGACTGGCGGGCCGGAGCCGTCCTGCTGAGCTACGCCGCCGGCTGGCTGCCCTGGTTCTACTACGCCATCGCCGACAACCGGACCATGTATCTGTTCTACGCGATCCCCATGGTCCCCTTCATGATCCTCGCGCTGACCCTGGCCGCCGGGCTGGTCATCGGAAAGGCGGAGGCCGCGCCCAACCGCAGGGCGGCCGGAGCCGCGTTCGCCGGGGCCTTCATGATCCTCGCGCTGATCAACTTCGGGTGGCTCCACCCGGTGCTCACCGGCGAGATCATTCCGCACGCTCAGTGGTGGGCACGGATGCTGCTGGCGCGCTGGGTCTAG
- the rsmI gene encoding 16S rRNA (cytidine(1402)-2'-O)-methyltransferase — protein MGEDGTVTDNGRLVLAGAPIGQVGDASPRLREALETADVVAAEDTRRLRRLAGELGAEITGRVVSYYDANEAGRAAELLAALRDGRTVLIITDAGMPGVSDPGYRLTHLAVEAGITVTSLPGPSAVTTALAVSGLPSDRFCFEGFLPRKPGERGRRLDALAGEERTMVFFEAPHRLQVALEAMAQGFGADRPAAVCRELTKTYEEVRRGGLGELAEWAAKGVKGEITVVVAGHVPEDLPPVMEDLVAEVARRQETGVPKKQAIVDVAKAAGIPKRDLYDAVHRG, from the coding sequence ATGGGGGAGGATGGGACTGTGACGGACAACGGCAGGCTGGTGCTCGCGGGGGCTCCGATCGGGCAGGTGGGTGACGCCTCACCCCGGTTGCGAGAGGCGTTGGAGACCGCGGACGTGGTCGCGGCCGAGGACACCCGCCGCCTGCGCCGCCTGGCCGGCGAGCTGGGCGCGGAGATCACGGGCAGGGTCGTCTCCTACTACGACGCCAACGAGGCCGGGCGGGCCGCCGAGCTCCTCGCGGCCCTGCGGGACGGCAGGACCGTCCTGATCATCACCGACGCCGGGATGCCCGGCGTCTCCGACCCCGGCTACCGCCTGACCCATCTGGCCGTCGAGGCCGGCATCACGGTCACCTCGCTGCCGGGCCCGTCCGCGGTCACCACCGCGCTGGCCGTCTCCGGCCTGCCGAGTGACCGGTTCTGTTTCGAGGGCTTCCTGCCGCGCAAGCCGGGCGAGCGGGGCCGCAGGCTGGACGCCCTGGCCGGAGAGGAACGCACGATGGTGTTCTTCGAGGCGCCGCACCGGCTGCAGGTCGCGCTGGAGGCGATGGCTCAGGGGTTCGGCGCCGACCGCCCGGCGGCGGTCTGCCGGGAACTCACCAAGACCTACGAGGAGGTACGGCGGGGCGGCCTGGGCGAGCTGGCCGAATGGGCGGCCAAGGGGGTCAAGGGGGAGATCACCGTGGTCGTCGCCGGGCACGTCCCGGAGGACCTGCCGCCGGTGATGGAGGACCTGGTCGCCGAAGTGGCCCGCCGCCAGGAGACCGGGGTGCCGAAGAAGCAGGCGATCGTCGATGTGGCCAAGGCGGCGGGAATTCCCAAGCGCGATCTTTATGATGCCGTCCATCGAGGCTGA